A region from the Bombyx mori chromosome 15, ASM3026992v2 genome encodes:
- the LOC101740124 gene encoding uncharacterized protein LOC101740124 — MRSAIAILSLVAAIAAEAPYHLPRPGANAPSLNYPIRPAPPPPPPPPPPPPPPPPPPPPPPPPPPPRPYNPPPPLPQYPQPPQYYPPPSQYPIPQPPPPPAHQHHHHPPPPPPQPQPVPNPQDGYHYQQPNIAPAFVQPVAQPLVQPQPQPQPIYQQPQPQPIYQQPAPAPAPTQPVYSPPAPQPAYRPPSYQPPAPRPVYNQPAPPVQPISYPQPIQYRQPNPQYQLPQQPALPRPAPSPPVNPAPQPQPIPIQPYQSNQYQQQQSGYSYQQPQFAEQQNQVTSQLPLETQPSGSGGSQVLSSYQADSNQYSSAQSQEQIHRDALDSVVVGRVQNIIKEDEHNSARNAGYLSLVSGVSLESAKPSIEILSFAHTSGQNAQSSGSSFAQSSSSSSSAVSQDYGLPLATDSQSSNQFVQSNTNVGFLPDTKPATSYGPPN, encoded by the exons ATGAGGAGTGCG ATAGCGATATTGTCGCTGGTAGCCGCTATTGCGGCAGAGGCGCCGTATCATCTGCCGCGGCCAGGAGCAAACGCGCCGTCACTCAACTATCCTATAAGACCTGCACCGCCGCCGCCACCACCGCCGCCACCaccaccgccaccgccgccaccaccaccaccaccaccaccgccaCCGCCACCGCCACGACCTTATAATCCTCCACCGCCACTGCCTCAATACCCGCAACCTCCACAATACTATCCACCTCCATCACAATATCCCATTCCACAACCGCCCCCACCTCCGGCacatcaacatcatcatcatccacCTCCTCCGCCGCCACAACCTCAGCCGGTACCGAATCCTCAAGACGGCTACCACTATCAACAACCAAATATAGCCCCGGCATTCGTACAGCCTGTGGCTCAACCTCTAGTTCAACCACAACCACAACCGCAGCCGATTTACCAACAACCACAACCGCAGCCGATTTACCAACAACCAGCTCCGGCACCGGCACCAACTCAACCAGTATACAGTCCGCCTGCACCTCAACCAGCATATCGTCCGCCTTCTTATCAACCTCCCGCTCCTCGACCTGTTTATAACCAACCCGCCCCTCCAGTACAACCAATTAGCTATCCACAGCCCATTCAATACCGACAACCGAATCCACAGTACCAATTGCCCCAACAGCCTGCTCTACCCAGACCAGCTCCCTCCCCTCCTGTCAACCCAGCTCCGCAACCTCAACCAATTCCAATCCAACCGTATCAATCGAACCAATATCAACAGCAACAGTCAGGCTATTCTTACCAACAGCCACAGTTCGCAGAACAACAAAACCAGGTGACCTCACAATTGCCCCTCGAAACTCAACCTAGTGGCAGCGGCGGCTCACAAGTTTTGTCCAGCTACCAGGCCGATTCAAACCAATATAGCAGCGCTCAAAGCCAAGAGCAGATACATCGAGATGCTCTGGACTCAGTGGTTGTTGGTCGTGTCCAAAATATAATCAAAGAGGACGAACATAATTCCGCAAGGAACGCAGGTTATCTTTCTCTGGTGTCCGGCGTGTCATTAGAGAGTGCAAAGCCGAGCATCGAAATTCTGTCTTTTGCTCACACCTCAGGACAGAATGCTCAAAGTTCAGGCTCCTCCTTCGCTCAGTCGTCGTCTTCATCATCCTCAGCAGTATCTCAAGACTATGGACTCCCGCTGGCTACGGACAGCCAGTCCTCGAATCAATTTGTTCAATCAAATACAAACGTCGGATTTTTGCCCGACACTAAGCCGGCAACgtcgtacggcccacctaattaA